Genomic segment of Methanoculleus horonobensis:
AAAGACTCGATTCTTACGCTGGCGATGCAGTCCCGGTTCCGATGCGAGGAACACGGGCGGAACAGTCTGAAGACACCTTCATCATGAACCGAAAAAAGATACTCACCTTCATCCTGGTCTTTGGAACCCTCTCTCTCATCTCGGCAATCTCTTACCTCGTAGACGTCTGGGAGGAGGGAGCGAAGAGCGGTTACGCCCAGGTCGTCTTCATGATAGGCGTGGTGCTGGGCATAATAGCGAGCCTCGCTCTCACCCGGATCGAGCCATGGATAACGGAGAGATACAACGGTCAGGAGTAGCCGGAACAGAGGATTTTCCGGGAGGAATCACTCCTCCGGTTCCTGCCGGGCGCCCTTCCACTCCCCCTTCAGTTCAGGGTAGTCCGCGAGGATCTTGCTGACCGTGCTCCTGCTGACGTCGAACATCCGGCAGATCTGGCTGATGCTCGTCCCGGCCTGCCGCACCGTGAGGAGAGCCTCGACCTGCCCCTCGTTGAGCGCTTTCGGCCTCCCGATGGGCCGCCCGTCATCCTTCTTCGTCTTCTTCGAGACGACCGGGGCGGCTTTCCGGGCACTCTCGCGGTACTGCTCCATGTACTCGATGAAGTTGCCGATCGCCGCTCTCCTCTGGTCCGGCTCGTCCCGGAATCCGAAGAAGTCGTTGTTCACGCAGTAGACGGTGTACTGCTCGTTTAGGGTCTTGAGTGCGGCAAGTCCGGCGTCTGGATCCCTTGCGAGGCCCGCAAGGTCGTGGATGATGATATCGGGACAGTTATTGGCGCCGCAATACTCCAGCATCTCCATAAATCCCTTCCGCTTCTCCGGGGGCGTTGCATTTGCCCGGTGATCGTGGAAGATTTCAACAATCTGGAACCGATACTTGCAAAAGTCCTCGACTTCCCCCTTTTGTGCTGCGAAATCCCCCTTCTTTCTCGTATTTAAGTATGCCACAGCATCTCTTTTCATCCGATTATGGTGCCGTATAATCGTATATATTGTTTTTGAAAACACACGCACCGTGCCGTTTTGCGGCGCAGCCGGAGAGCCCGGGGAGGTTGCAGGCGATGTGCTAAAAGGTCGGCGGGAATACTTTTCGGGCGGTACACCCTGCCGGATGGATGGAAAAAGAGGTGAGCATTACCCCTGTTGTTTCAGGGATTCCCACCGGTCAAGAACGTCCTGCCCCTCGATGAAGACGAGCCCGTGCTTCCTCGCATACTCCATCGCACCTTCTTTCGTGAGGGCAAACCCCGTCTCGTCGTCCAGCATCTCGCAGATCGTGACCGCCGGGGTGACGTCGGCCATGGTCGCGAGCGCGATCGAGAGCTCGGTCTGCCCCCGCCGCTCATCGAGCAGCCGTTCGGCGGCCCGGAGAAGCGCCATGTGCCCCGGCGTCCGGAAGTGCGCCGCAAAGTCGTGCCCGCCGCCGTTGAGCGACTTCTTCACCTCGTCCGCGATGGCGGTGACCGTCAGCGCCCGGTCACGGTCCGTCACCCCGGTATAGGTCTCGCGGTGGTTCACCCAGAGGGAGAACGAGGAGTGGTTCTTCGGGTCGTACGGGACTTCCCCGTCCCTCTCAACGAGGCTGCAGGCCCGCAGGACCTCGTGCGCAAACGGGAGCCCGAGCCTCTTTGCAGCCTCGGGGTGAACCGCCGTGCAGATCAGCCCGCCTCCGTCTTTACGCATCTGTCGGATGTGGGCAGGCGTGACGGCGTCCGAGCGGATTGCGAAATCCGTCTCGCGCTCGCGGTTGTCAAAGTCGTATAGCAGGACGAATTCGCCCCTGGCAAGGGCCTGTATGGCTGCATCAATCATGGGTAATCTCCACCTCGATCGTATCGTTATCGTTCAGGTTCAGGGCTTTGCGGAGTTCGCACCCGGCGATGACCTCGATGATATCCTCCGGGTAATGGGTTCGGGAAGGGACGACGATCGCGCATTTGTGCCCCCCGATACGGCAGGGGATCACACTGGCGCCGCCGAACGTCCGCTCGTTTGCAGTAAATCCGGGGATATCGATCCAGCCGGCGTGATCGAGTTGTTTGCGGGCCTCGATGCTCGCCGCATCGAGCCTGATGTTCAGGGTTCCCGGGAAGGGTTCGAACCCGAGACACCCGCCGAACTTCTCCTTGTAATGAGGGATGCTCATGTAGTAGCGGCCTTCCCCGAGCCCGCTGATCACGGTTCCTGTCAGGGTATACCGCCTCTGATCCGGGTTGAAGATCCGGACGTAATCCGTGTATTCCCGCTTCAGGGTCTGCTCGCCCTCGCGAGTGACGGCGACGTACTGGCCGTCGGACTTCATCGTTCGGACGACGAACTGCTGCCGCTCAAGCGCAATCAGCCTCCGCGAAGCGGTCTGGGGGCTGATACCCAGAACGCTGCCGAGCGACTGCGACGAGAGCCAGATCGGTCCCCGGCACCCGCCGAGCAGGGCGATCGTCTTCAAGGACTGCAGATCTTCCGCTTCAACCATCATACCATAATTGAGATGCATACTATATACGGGTTGCGCAACGATCCCGCCCCCCGGACTTCGTGAAATGTCGATGTGCGATACGCTAATTATTTAAGTCGGGGGTGCTGACATTACCTGCATGAAATCCGGGGTGCGGCATCAACTTGCCGAGAAAATGGCAGGAGAGATCACACTCTCGGACTCACCGGGTCAGGCCCTCAAGAAGTGGCGGCAGAGCTTCAACATCCCCCAGGGATTGCTTGCCGAACGATTGGAGGTCTCTCCCTCAGTTATCAGTGATTACGAAAGCGGACGACGAAAGAGTCCGGGAACTGCCATCGTCGGTAAAATCGTCGATACGATCCTCTCGATCGACGAGGACAACGGCGGTCGGTTCATCAACAAATTTGCGAAAATCCTGTACAGCGAATTCGACGAAGACGTCATCTACGACATCCACGAGTACGCGTCCCCGGTGGCCCTCTCCGACTTTGCGGAGGCCATCGGTGGCGTCATGCTCTGCGGCCCGACGGATCAGACCATCTACGGGTACACGGTGATCAACAGCCTCAATGCGATCCTCCAGCTCTCATCGAGCGAGTTCAACCGCATCTACGGCTGGAGCACGGAACGTGCCCTCATCTTCACCGAGGTCTCGACCGGAAAGTCCCCGATGGTGGCGATCCGGGTCACGCCCTTCAAACCGCGTTGCGTGGTGCTGCAGGGCATCGGCCCGGAAGAGGTGCACCCACTGATTCCGGGTCTCGCGGAACGCGACCGGATCAGCGTACTCTGCACAAGGATGGACGTCGAGGCGATCATCGGTTCACTACGAGGAAAACTATGGTAGGCATCTACTCATACGGCGTCTACATCCCGCGATACCGGATAAAAGTCCCGGAGATCGCGCGGGTCTGGGGCGCCAACGCAGACGACATCATGAGAGGTCTCGGGGTCTTTGAGAAGTCCGTCCCCGATCTCGATGAGGATACCGCAACGATCGCCGTCGAGGCGGCACGCGCCGCTCTTCGGCGGAGAACCGTCGACACCGAGGCCATCGGGGCCATCTACGTGGGGAGCGAGTCGCACCCCTACGCGGTCAAGCCCACGGCCTGCACGGTCGGCGAGGCGATCGGGGCGACCCCGAACATGACCGCCGCCGACTACGAGTTCGCGTGCAAGGCGGGAACGGCAGGCATCCAGACCTGCATGGGCATGGTCAAGAGCGGGATGATCCCACTCGGAGTCGCCATCGGTGCGGACGTGGCGCAGGGCGCTCCCGGCGACGCGCTCGAGTACACGGCCGCGGCCGGCGGTGCGGCGTTCGTCATCGGCAACGAGGACGTCATCGCCGAGATCAACCACACCTGCTCGTTCACCACCGACACGCCCGACTTCTGGCGGCGCGAAGGCCAGAACTACCCCCGCCACGGTGGGCGGTTCACCGGGGATCCCGGTTACTTCAAGCATGTTCAGGGTGCGGCGCGTCTGATGCTCGATGCGATGAAGACAAGCCCGAAAGACTACGATTACGCCGTCTTCCACCAGCCCAACGCGAAGTTCCCGCAGCGGGTGGCGAAGATGCTCGGGTTCACGGACGAGCAGATCCGGCCCGGCCTCGTCGTCCCGAAGCTCGGGAACACCTACTCGGGGGCGTCGATGATCGGGCTTGCGGCTACGCTCGACGCGGCGAAGCCGGGTGACCGGATCTTCGTCACCTCGTTCGGGTCGGGAGCCGGGAGCGACGCATTCGACATCACGGTGACCGACGCCATCGAGTCCGCTGAGTTCGATCGGACGGCGGCGCCGAGCGTGGAGAAACTCCTCGCGAATCCGACATACCTCGACTATGCACTGTATGCCAAACACAAGGGAAAGATCGTGATGCAGAAATGAGAGACGTAGCAGTAATCGGAGTCGGGTGCACGGAGTTCGGCGAGCACTGGGGAACCTCGTTCCGCGACCTCTTCGTCAAGGCCGGGGCGCTCGCGCTCGAGGATGCCGGGGTCACCGGTGAGAAACTCGACGCTCTCTACGTCGGGAACATGAGCGCCGGCCGGTTCGTCGAGCAGGAGCATATCGGCGCCCTGATCGCGGATTACGCCGGACTGGCGACGAACAACACCCCCTCGACCCGTGTGGAGGCGGCCTGCGCCTCCGGCGGGCTCGCCTTCCGGCAGGCGGTGATCGCGGTCGCGAGCGGCATGGAGGATATCGTCGTCGCCGCGGGCGTCGAGAAGATGACCGACGTCGGGACCGGGGCGAGCGTGGACATGCTCGCGAGCGCCGCGGACCGCGAGTGGGAAGGGTTCGCCGGGGCGACCTTCCCCGGGCTGTATGCAATGATTGCAAACGACTACATGCACCGCTACCCCCTCACCCGGGAGCAGCTTGCACAGGTCGCGGTGAAGAACCACGAGAACGGCGCGAAGAACCCGATCGCACAGTTCCGGAACCGAATCACGGTCGATACGGTTCTAAATTCGTCGCTCGTGGCCGACCCCCTGCGGCTCTTCGACTGCTCGCCGATCACCGACGGTGCGGCGGCGGTCGTGGTGGTGCCGCTCGAGCGTGCCCGCGAGTTCACCGATTCGCCGGTCAGGGTGCTTGCAAGCGCCCAGGCGAGCGACACCATCTCGCTCCATGACCGGCGGGAGATCTCGACCCTGGACGCATCGGTCGCCGCAGGCAAACGGGCGTTCGCCCAGGCGGGCCTCACCCACAAGGACATCGACATGGTGGAGGTCCACGACTGCTTCACGATCGCGGAGATCTGCGCAATCGAGGACCTCGGGTTCTGCAAGAAGGGCGAAGCGGGAAGACTCACCGCGGACGGGGCAACCGCCCTCGGCGGGGAGATCCCGGTGAACACGAGCGGCGGCCTGAAGGCCTGCGGCCACCCGGTCGGTGCGACCGGGATCAAGCAGATCTACGAGATCGTCAGCCAGCTCCGCGGCGAGGCCACCGGCCGGCAGGTGGACGCGGAGATCGGTATGGCGCATAACGTCGGCGGCACCGGCGCGACGGTCGTCGTGCACATCCTGGGGGCCTAACCATGTCGGTTTCACGGTTCTGGAGAAAGATCCCGCAGCGCTACAACCTCGTCGGGACGAAGTGCACGACCTGCGGGCGGCACTTCTTCCCGCCCCGGTCGCTCTGCCCCGACTGCCGGCGGAGCGGCAACATCGTCGACCACAAGTTCACCGGCGAAGGAGCGGTCGTCACCTACACGGTGATCCGGTCGGCAAGCGACCAGTTCGAGCACACCACTCCCTACGTCCTCGCGGTCGTGGAACTCGACGAGGGGCCGAGGCTCACCACCCAGATCGCATGTCCCATCGAGGATATTAAGATCGGGATGCGGGTCAAAAGCGTCTTCCGCCGGATAGCGGCGGACGGCGAGAGCGGCACCATCCACTACGGCACGAAGTTCGTGCCGGTGGAGTAACGCTACCTCCCTTCCGGGTTGACAGGGTTTTTCCGCGCTCTGCGCGGGATTGAATCACGCCCTATACTTCTTTTTTGGCTCACGCGAAGTCCGTGTGGGCGTTGGTGCTCTCTTTCGCACCTTACGATGCTCAAACTCTGCCTGCCCTTCTACCCTGCTGATGCCCTGTGGTTACACATTACACGGATTCCGTGGGAGTATCGCCATAGGGGGAACGACGTCCTGAAAGGACGGAGTTCGAGCACCGAAGGTGCGAGGCGCGAACGCAGTGAGCGTGAGCACCGTTAGGTGCGAGGTGGGGCTGACGGGGAGGGGGGATGCTCCCCCCTCCCCTGTCCCCTCCCCCTGCAAGATGATATCCCCACGGAATCCGTGCCAGATGTAGCCATAGGAGATTCAAAGGATAGGAACTCAGGGACCCCAGGTGCGAGGTGCGATGTTCCGCCAGGAACGACTGTCTGCAAGATGTGATGGCCCGCGGGGTGCGACGAACGGAACGTCCGGAGCTTGAGAAGACCAAAGGTCTTCGAGAGGAGCAGCCCCTCTCGCAATCTCGCTCTCCCATGATGCGATGGGCGATGGAGAGCGCGGGAGGAAAATACCAGGTCGGCAAAAAGAGCAAGATATTCGATCACTGAGGATGCAGGGGCTGCACTCCTCAAACCTCCTCACTCCCCTTTCTCCACGGCGATATCATACACCGCGTGCCACTTCCCCGGCGAGTAGGTCCTGACCTGCCGCTCGACGACCTCGCCATTGGTAACCTCGCGGATCAGGGGGAGGTATTCGCCCTCCTGCTCCTCGAGGGCGTAGAGGTGAATCGTGCCGCCGTCCCGGCAGAGGGCGGCCGCCGCCGGGAGGAACTCCGGCGCGGCGAGGGGGAGGTTCATCACGACCCGGTCGAAGGGAGGAAGCCCGAGCCGGGGGAGGTGCGCGGCGTCGGCGAGCATCGGGATGACGTTACCCGCCCGATTGAGCGCGATGTTCTCGATCAGGAGGTGGACCGCGGCGGGGTTGAGGTCGGCGGCGACGACGATCCCCGCCTTCCCGGCGAGGGTGATCGCGAACGGCCCGACACCGGCGAACATATCGAGCACCTGTTCTCCCTCTCCCATCGCTCCGAGAATCCGCTGCCGCTCGGTCGAGAGCCGGGCGGAGAAGTAGGCAAGGGAGAGATCGACATCGAAGGAGTGACCATACTCCGTCACCCGGGTGCGGGTGGTGGGGACTCCTGCAAGGACGGAGAACCGGCGGGTGCGGTACTCCCCCTCGACCGCGGTCTCGGGAAAGAGCACCGTCTCAAGCGACGGCCGGGAGGCGAGCAGCCGCTCTGCGCCCCCGGAATCGTTCTCCTGCATGATGGCAATCCCGCCCACGAGCTCGTGGCGGGGGAGGTCGAGACGTTCCGGCACCGCCTCGAACTCGCACCGGACGGCACCCGGAACCTCCTCCGTCACCGGGAAGAGGATGGCGTCACCCTCCGGACGCGGGCGGAACCGCCGGTCGAGGAGCCCCTCCTCGAGCAGCCGGCGCCGCGTCCCTTCAGCCTCTCGTCTCGGCACCGCAAGGCACCACTGTTCTTCTCCCACATCGACCACCAGCCATCTTTAGGTATGAGTTCTCATACTTATTCATGGATGAGTATATCGAGAGGCTGAAAGACGGGTCTCTCAAACTCTACGCTCTCGAGAAGGAGCTCCCCCCCGAGGAGGCCGTCCGGGTGCGCCGGGCGTTCGTCGAGGGGGAGACCGGCACCGCCCTCCCGAAGGTCGGGTCGTTCACCATCGGGCTTGACCGGGTCGTGAAGCGCAACATCGAGAACATGATCGGCACGGTGCAGGTGCCGCTCGGTGTCGCGGGGCCGCTCCGGGTGAAGGGCGAGTACGCCGACGGGTCCTACTACCTCCCGCTCGCGACGACCGAAGGGGCACTCGTCGCCTCGGTGAACCGCGGCTGCTCCCTCATCACCCGGGCGGGGGGCGCGGACGTCCGGATCATGCGGGACGGGATGACCCGGGCGCCGGTCTTCGCCGCCCGCGATGTGGGTCACGCCCACGATGTAGCGGCCTGGGTCGAGAGCCACACCAGAGAGATCCGCGAGGCTGTCGAGAGCACCACGAAGCACGGCGAGTTCCGTGAAGCCACCACCTACGTCGCCGGTACAAGCGTCTTCGTCCGGCTCGAACTCGACACAAAAGACGCCATGGGGATGAACATGGCGACGATCGCGGGCCAGAATGTGGGTGAACTCATCGAGCGGGAGACCGGGGCCCGGCTCGTCGCCACATCCGGGAACATGTGCACCGACAAGAAACCGGCGGCGATCAACCTGGTCAGGGGCCGGGGGAAGACCGTGGTCGCGGGCGTACGGCTCACCGATGCGATGGTCGTGGATCTCCTGAAGACCGACGCGGAGACGCTCATCGAGGTCAATTACAGGAAAAATCTGGTGGGCTCGGCGCGGGCAGCCTCGTTCGGGTTCAACGCCCACGCGGCAAACGTCGTCGCCGCCACCTTCATCGCCTGCGGGCAGGACCCCGCCCACGTCGTCGAGGGGAGCACCGCGATCACCACCGTCGACCGGGTGGACGGCGGGGTCTACGTCTCGGTCACCCTCCCGTCGCTCCCCGTGGGAACAGTCGGCGGCGGGACAGGGGTCGATACCCAGCAGGAGTGCCTCGCGATGCTCGGGGTCGCCGGGGGTGGCGAGCCGCCGGGAACCCACGCAAAGGCGCTCGGGGAGATCATCGCCGCCGGGGTGCTCGCCGGCGAGCTCTCCCTCCTCGGCGCCCTCGCGGCCCAGCACCTTGCCCGGGCACACCAGGAGCACGGGCGAGGGTGACGGCCGGGTGCTCCCCGGCGCTGCTGTGGTGCCGGGGAGTAAGGGTGCATGAGAAGATTTAAGAGGCGCGATCGTCGTAAGTACTTCTTGGGCATGAATCCGGGAGCAGATATCTATACCCTTCTCATCCAGAAGCGGGATGAGATCTTATCCTCGCACCAATCGGTGCTCGCACTCCGGTTCTGATGAACCATCGTGTCTTGCGCACCGGAGGGGAGCCAGAAACGTGCGGGTGTTCGGATCCGTGGCACGAAACGAAGCCAGGGAAGACAGTGATATCGACCTCTTGATCGATCTCGATCCCGACCGGAGTCTCCTTGACGTGGGCGGTCTTGCGATGGATCTCTCGCTCCTGCTTGGTCGTTCGGTCGATGTTGTGACCGAAGCGGGACTTCGGGAGCGTATCCGATCGAGGGTCTTACAGGAAGCGCGGCTGTTATGAGAGATGATCGTGAACGGCTGCTGGATGTTATCGAAGCCATCGAACGGATTGAGAGAGTATCGGCCCGAGGGCGCGAGTACTTCTACGATGACGAGATGGCGTAGCGTCTCGGGTGATCCACCACCTTCAGATCATCGGGGAAGCCGTAAGGGGGATTTCATCAGAGTTCAGGGCCGAAAACCCGGGAATCCCCTGGACGGAGATCATCGGCATGAGGAACGTCCTTATTCACCACTATTTTGGGATCGACCGCGATGCAGTCTGGAACGTGGTCGAACACGATCTGGTGGAACTGAAAAGCCAGATCCTGTCCAGGGTCGGGGAGTAGGGGCACGTGGAGCGGTAGTGAGCGGCTCCGGTTCTACGAACCGTCGCAAGTCGAAAACGCTTCGCGTTTTCTCCCGCTCCGCTCCTTGCGGAGCGTCGCGTCTAGAACCTGAACCACTTCATCATGACCAGGGCATCTTCCTCGTTCGCGTAGTATGCGGCGACCTGGAAGACCTCGCGGTAACCGAGGCGGCGGTAGAACTCCTGCGCCCCGGTGTTCGTCACCCGGACCTCGAGCTGGACGGCGCTCGCACCTAACACAACGTACTCCCGCTCCAGGCGGCGGATGAGATTCCGTCCGATTCCCTGGCGCCGGTACCCGGGGGCGACGGCGAGGTTCATGACATGGCCGTATATCTCTTCCCCGGTGTCTTCAATGCCTCCGGCGACGAATCCGGCCACGTCACCGTTGTTTTTTGCTACGAAGAACGTCTCCGGATAGTAGGCAAGGGATTCCTGAAGTGTCCTCTCGTCCCAGGGGTCAGCGAAGGCCGTTCTCTCGACGGCGACGATCAGTGGAATGTCTGCGGGCTGTGCCCGGCGAATAATGAGTTGGAGCGGCATCATAGTCTCGGCCTCTCCCTTCTGGAGTGCCCTACCTAATATAGTGTCAGGAGACAAAATAGTAGGCACATACGAGTGGCGGTATTTATGGTTCAGATCTATCGTTTCGCAGCGGTCCGTCCGGGGCGGCCGTACTCCGAAAAAATCCCCTCCGTGCCCTACGATGTGGTGACGGCGGAAGAGGCCCGGGAATGCATCGAGAAGAATCCCTTAAGCTTCCTGCGGGTCAGCCGGCCGGATGCCGAACTCCCCGAAATACCCTCAAACGACGATCGGGTCTACCTGCGGTCGCGGGAGGTCTTCGACGGGATGCTCGCAGACGGCCTGATGCAGCGTGACCAGGAAGACGGGATGTACGTCTACCGGGCGATTCAGGACGGCGAGGAGTTCGTCGGGCTGGTCTGCTGCGTGGGGACAGAAGACTACGAGAACCGGACGATCCGGCGGCACGAACTCACCCGGTACGACAAGGAGGAAGACCGGACCCGGCACATCGACGTCGTCGGTGCCAACACCGGCCTTGTATTCCTGCTCTACCGTGACCCGGGCGAGGTCTTCTCACACCTCCACTCCCTCATCGACGGCGTCCAGCCCGACGGGAGCACCACGACCGCATCGGGCGTGCTCCACGAAGTCTACCGGATCGCCGATGAGGCCGCCCTCGCCCACCTTGAGGGCCTCTTTGCAGCGGTGCCGGAGACCTACATCGCGGACGGGCACCACCGGGCCAAATCGGCGGTGAACGTGGCGGAGAGGCGACGCAGCGTTGGCCGGTTCACCGAAGAGGCCGGGAAGTTCATGGCGGTCCTCTTCGCTCACGACCGCGTCCGCATCCACGGCTACAGCAGGCTTGTCACCGACCTCGGCGGCTACACCCTTCCGGGGCTCATCGATGCGCTCTTAACGGCCGGCTGGACCGTCCGCCCCTACGGGAAGGTCGACGCAGCGGGCTACCAGATCCAGCCGCTCACGGCCCAGGATGCGCCGGTGCACGTCATGCACTTCTACCTGGAAGGAACCTGGTACGAGGTCTCCCGGCCGGTCGCGGACCCCGACGACCTGATCGGGTCGCTCGACGTCTCGGTCCTCCAGAAAGATGTCCTCGAAGGGATGCTCGGGATCTCCGACCCCCGGGGCGACCCCCGGCTCCACTACATGGGCGGGGCAAAACCCCTCCATGAACTCGAGCGGCTCGTGGACACCGGCAAATACGCCTTCGCGGTAGCGATGCAGCCGGTACCGGTCGAGACGGTGCTCGCGATCGCTGATAGCGACGGTGTCATGCCCCCGAAATCCACCTGGTTCGAGCCGAAACTCCTCTCGGGGCTTGTCGTCCACACCATCGACTAAAATCCATATCACCACCTTTAACTCCTTTTTGCCCGATCATCTCTTATGATCACGATTGCGCTCCCGAAGGGGAGCCTTGAGGCGCAGACGCTCCAGCTCTTCAAGGAGGCGGACCTCGAGGTCCGGCGAACCGACCGCGACTACAACCCCCGGATCAATGATCCCCGGATCGGGAAGGTGAAGATCCTCCGGCCGCAGGAGATCCCGCTCTACGTTCAGATGGGTTACTTCGACCTCGGGATATCGGGGCTCGACTGGGTGCAGGAGAGCGGTGCCGACGTCGCCGAGGTTGCAAACCTCTCCTACAGCAAGACGGGCGACGGGAACGTCAAGATCGTGGTCGCGGTCCACCGCGACGAACCGGTAGAGGAGGTCGCCGCCATCCGCCCGGAGAGCCGGGTGACGACCGAGTACCCGCGGATCACGGAGCGGTTCTTCGCGAACCTCGGGATCCCGGTCAGCCTCTTTCCGTCCTACGGGGCATCCGAGGCGAAGGTTCCCGATCTGATGGACGTCGTCGTCGACCTCACCGAGACGGGGAGCACGCTCAAGAAGAACGGGTTGAAGATCGTCGGACAGATCATGGAGTCGCACACCGCGCTCCTCGCGAACCGCGACTCGCTCCGCGACCCCGAGAAGCGCCGGGAGATCGACGAGATCACGACCCTCCTCCTCGGGGTGATCGAGGCACGCCACCAGGTGCTCCTGACGATGAACGTGCCGTCGGCCGCGCTCGACCGCGTCATCGAGGTTCTCCCCGCGATGAAGAAGCCCACCGTCAGCAGGCTGCACGGCATCGAGTACTTCAGTATCCAGACGGTGGTGCAGAAAGGGCTCGTCAACGGCCTCATCCCGCCGCTCAAGGCCGCGGGTGCCGAAGATATCCTCGAGATCCCGATCGCGAAAATAGTGCGGTGAGGATTGGCGCCTCACTCACGCCGGGAATACTCCCGCGAGCAGGCGTAGCAGACGAACTTCCCGTCTTCGACCCGGACGCGGGATTCGGCGGTCATTTCGCCGCATTTCGCGCACGCCACCGACGAAAAGATCCGGGCCCGTTCGGGGATCTCGGCATCGACCTCGCGGATGATGAAGAGCTGCTCGGCGGGCGCCTTCAGGATGGCCTCGACGATCTTCTCCGTCCGCTTATGAAACTCGGCATGCTCCGCATCGGTTGCCACCCCCTGCATCACCCGCGCCCTGAGCGGCGCAAGGCCGGGGTCGAGCGAGTCGATGTTGAACGACGGGTTCGAGACCACGCGGATTGCGGCCCCGGTTTTACGATTTATGAACGTAAACGCGTGCTTGCCGTGATCCTTAAAGAGGAGGTTTCCTTTTCCTGCGGTGCAGCCGGTGAGAACCTGGATGGCATCGACGCCGCAGGCATCGGTCTCGGCGATGGTTACGAGTTCCTCATCCTCCGAGCGCCCGGAGCGGAGCCGCGCGAGGGCGACCTCTGCCGCCCGGTAGCCCGTCGCGAGACCGGGGCAGACGTGGCCGTGGAAGGCGGCCGCTTCGGCGAACCGGTCACCTGCTTCTCCCGGCTTGCCGGGGGGAATGGTACTACACATATGCTTACCCTGCATGAGCTGTTGTTACGAACTCGCGGATATATGTTACGATAGCGCGCCGGACCCCGCGGCCCGGTACGCCCGGCATATAAGGGCGGAACCACCCCATCCGGAGAGTCTGCGCCCGGAACGAAATATTTTTGCATTAGCCCGTCTGCACGTTTCCAATATCACGATTCGTGGGCAGATCTTTGAAGATGTAAGAGAGGTGGTTATTTATATGCCCTCGGGTATAATGACTGCTTTACATGAGAGTTCCCGGGGGAGTTCTAGCCCTGCTTGCCGCAGCCTGTATCCTCTGCACCGCGTGTGGCTGTCTCGACACATCCTCGCCGCCGCCATCGGGCGGCGGCATCACTTCCATCGATCTGCCGGAGCCGGAAGGTTACACCCTCACCGAGGCTCTCGC
This window contains:
- the hisG gene encoding ATP phosphoribosyltransferase, with protein sequence MITIALPKGSLEAQTLQLFKEADLEVRRTDRDYNPRINDPRIGKVKILRPQEIPLYVQMGYFDLGISGLDWVQESGADVAEVANLSYSKTGDGNVKIVVAVHRDEPVEEVAAIRPESRVTTEYPRITERFFANLGIPVSLFPSYGASEAKVPDLMDVVVDLTETGSTLKKNGLKIVGQIMESHTALLANRDSLRDPEKRREIDEITTLLLGVIEARHQVLLTMNVPSAALDRVIEVLPAMKKPTVSRLHGIEYFSIQTVVQKGLVNGLIPPLKAAGAEDILEIPIAKIVR
- the hmgA gene encoding hydroxymethylglutaryl-CoA reductase (NADPH), whose amino-acid sequence is MDEYIERLKDGSLKLYALEKELPPEEAVRVRRAFVEGETGTALPKVGSFTIGLDRVVKRNIENMIGTVQVPLGVAGPLRVKGEYADGSYYLPLATTEGALVASVNRGCSLITRAGGADVRIMRDGMTRAPVFAARDVGHAHDVAAWVESHTREIREAVESTTKHGEFREATTYVAGTSVFVRLELDTKDAMGMNMATIAGQNVGELIERETGARLVATSGNMCTDKKPAAINLVRGRGKTVVAGVRLTDAMVVDLLKTDAETLIEVNYRKNLVGSARAASFGFNAHAANVVAATFIACGQDPAHVVEGSTAITTVDRVDGGVYVSVTLPSLPVGTVGGGTGVDTQQECLAMLGVAGGGEPPGTHAKALGEIIAAGVLAGELSLLGALAAQHLARAHQEHGRG
- a CDS encoding FmdE family protein translates to MCSTIPPGKPGEAGDRFAEAAAFHGHVCPGLATGYRAAEVALARLRSGRSEDEELVTIAETDACGVDAIQVLTGCTAGKGNLLFKDHGKHAFTFINRKTGAAIRVVSNPSFNIDSLDPGLAPLRARVMQGVATDAEHAEFHKRTEKIVEAILKAPAEQLFIIREVDAEIPERARIFSSVACAKCGEMTAESRVRVEDGKFVCYACSREYSRRE
- a CDS encoding HepT-like ribonuclease domain-containing protein, with amino-acid sequence MIHHLQIIGEAVRGISSEFRAENPGIPWTEIIGMRNVLIHHYFGIDRDAVWNVVEHDLVELKSQILSRVGE
- a CDS encoding nucleotidyltransferase family protein encodes the protein MARNEAREDSDIDLLIDLDPDRSLLDVGGLAMDLSLLLGRSVDVVTEAGLRERIRSRVLQEARLL
- a CDS encoding DUF1015 domain-containing protein produces the protein MVQIYRFAAVRPGRPYSEKIPSVPYDVVTAEEARECIEKNPLSFLRVSRPDAELPEIPSNDDRVYLRSREVFDGMLADGLMQRDQEDGMYVYRAIQDGEEFVGLVCCVGTEDYENRTIRRHELTRYDKEEDRTRHIDVVGANTGLVFLLYRDPGEVFSHLHSLIDGVQPDGSTTTASGVLHEVYRIADEAALAHLEGLFAAVPETYIADGHHRAKSAVNVAERRRSVGRFTEEAGKFMAVLFAHDRVRIHGYSRLVTDLGGYTLPGLIDALLTAGWTVRPYGKVDAAGYQIQPLTAQDAPVHVMHFYLEGTWYEVSRPVADPDDLIGSLDVSVLQKDVLEGMLGISDPRGDPRLHYMGGAKPLHELERLVDTGKYAFAVAMQPVPVETVLAIADSDGVMPPKSTWFEPKLLSGLVVHTID
- the rimI gene encoding ribosomal protein S18-alanine N-acetyltransferase, whose protein sequence is MMPLQLIIRRAQPADIPLIVAVERTAFADPWDERTLQESLAYYPETFFVAKNNGDVAGFVAGGIEDTGEEIYGHVMNLAVAPGYRRQGIGRNLIRRLEREYVVLGASAVQLEVRVTNTGAQEFYRRLGYREVFQVAAYYANEEDALVMMKWFRF